A segment of the Leptolyngbya sp. CCY15150 genome:
CAGATCTTGCCAGATGCACGATAGTGTTGTTTTTTTTCAAGAAGAATGAATGCCTCAAACCCTTATTCAACAGAGGTTTGAGGCATTCATTGCTTGAATCATCGAAACGCCTGTCTAAAAAGGTTTTTGAGTATCTTGCTCACATTCCGATGTCATGCATTCATACAGCACTACCGCCACAGGTTAATCTGGCAGACTGTTTGAGTGCGAGTAAACCCTCCCCCTCGCATTAGCCAGCGTGGCATCGGTCATGCTCAACCCGTCATGGATTGGCAACAAAACCGCTTTGTTCTGTATGTAAATTTAGTATACATTGATTGTATACAATTTATGCGTTCCACATTTCTTATATCTTGCTACCGATTAAATGTCCGATTATTTACACGTCAGGAGATTTGCTTATGTTTCTTTCGCCGGTTTACTCTCTTCGTCGTTTGGCGTACCAAGGGTTGCTGGCCCACGTTGAGGAAAGAAAACCTGTTGACATAGTGATGGACAATCAGCCCTTTAGGGTTGAGAATAGCTGGCTGGTGGGTCTGAAAAAGCTGCGCCCCTATTGGGCGGGATTAGGTCTGGCGATCGCATTGGTAAGTATTGCCTGCGCGTCCATTTTGGTCGTGATTGCTGAGCGATCGATGAGTCCGGGCGCGATCGCGTTTAATCGGCTTCTGATCGCCGGAATTGTTTTTGCTCTATGGCAATCCTGGCCTTCCCAACGGAACAAGAATCGATCAACCGAGCCTCTTGCGGATCAGCATCCAAATCGTTGGCGAATTATGGGGATCTTCGTATTAGCTGGCTGTAGTTTCGCCGGGTCGCTGGGATGCGCCGCCTGGTCGTTAACTCAGACAACGGTAGCCAACTCGACGTTGCTCAATAACCTGATGCCGCTGTTCACGACTCTGGGAGCCTGGTTGCTGCTGGGGCAACAGTTCAATCGTCGCTTTGTGATTGGTTTGGCAGTGGCGATCGCCGGGGTAATCACGATCGGCATCCAAGATTTACACCTGGCAGATGCACAGCTCACCGGCGATGCCGCAGCCCTTCTAGCCGCGATCTTTCTAGCCATCACGCTGCTTTGTGTCGAGCGCTTACGGATACATTATTCAACCGCTGCGACCATGGCGGGTTTGTCATTCATTGGAGCCGCCTTTCTGCTCCCGTTTGCCTACCTGAGTTCTGATCGTTTGTTTCCCAGCAACGCAACCTGCTCACTGGCAGTCGTCGCTCTAGCTTTAATTTCTCAGGTTGTAGGGCATGGTCTGCTGACTTACAGCCTCAAGTCATTTTCCTCTAGCCTGGTATCTGTATTAATGCTAGCAATTCCAGTCATGTCGTCATTGTTGGCTGCGGTGCTGTTTGGACAGCATCTGGGTTGGGTGAATAGCATTGCTTTTGTGATAGTGCTGATCGGCATTTATCTAGCTATTTCAGGTCAAGCCATCTCAGCGGCAAAGGAGTAGAGCGATCGTGTGCCATGGCACTTAGCCTAATTCCCGATGGCGAAAGCAGTCGATGGTGTGGTCATTGACCATGCCCGCCGCCTGCATGTAGGCGTAGCAGATGGTGGAACCCACAAACGTAAAACCGCGCTGCTTTAGGTCTTTACTCATCGCGTCTGAGGCGGGGGTGCGGGCGGGAACTTCGTCCATCTTTGCCCAGGTATTCTGCACGGTTTCACCCTCAACAAACTGCCAGATGTAGCGATCGAAGCTGCCGTAGGTCTTCTGGATCTTCAGAAAAGCCTGGGCGTTGCGGGCGGCGGCAGCAACCTTGAGGCGATTGCGGACAATACCTGCATTCTGCAAGAGTTCCTGTTGCTTGGCCTCGCCGTAATGGGCTACGACCTCGGGGTCAAAGTTGTCAAAGGCGGTGCGGAAATTTTCTCGCTTGCGCAGAATGGTGATCCAGCTCAGCCCCGCCTGAAAGCCGTCAAGAAGGATGAACTCAAAATGCTTGCGATCGCAGTGCAGCGGCACCCCCCATTCCTTGTCATGGTAGGCCACCTCGACCGGGTCGTCGTGAACCCAACCGCAGCGCGGATGCAAGTCTGAAGCAGAAGACATAGGCTGTTTTCGAGAACCAAAGTAATTCAATTGTACTAGTTTTTGGTGCGAAATTAATAGATGCCGCTGATTCTCAGCGTGGGGCTAGTTGAGTCGGGCAAGTACTTTGGCGGTGAGAGCGCTG
Coding sequences within it:
- a CDS encoding DMT family transporter: MFLSPVYSLRRLAYQGLLAHVEERKPVDIVMDNQPFRVENSWLVGLKKLRPYWAGLGLAIALVSIACASILVVIAERSMSPGAIAFNRLLIAGIVFALWQSWPSQRNKNRSTEPLADQHPNRWRIMGIFVLAGCSFAGSLGCAAWSLTQTTVANSTLLNNLMPLFTTLGAWLLLGQQFNRRFVIGLAVAIAGVITIGIQDLHLADAQLTGDAAALLAAIFLAITLLCVERLRIHYSTAATMAGLSFIGAAFLLPFAYLSSDRLFPSNATCSLAVVALALISQVVGHGLLTYSLKSFSSSLVSVLMLAIPVMSSLLAAVLFGQHLGWVNSIAFVIVLIGIYLAISGQAISAAKE
- a CDS encoding DNA-3-methyladenine glycosylase I — encoded protein: MSSASDLHPRCGWVHDDPVEVAYHDKEWGVPLHCDRKHFEFILLDGFQAGLSWITILRKRENFRTAFDNFDPEVVAHYGEAKQQELLQNAGIVRNRLKVAAAARNAQAFLKIQKTYGSFDRYIWQFVEGETVQNTWAKMDEVPARTPASDAMSKDLKQRGFTFVGSTICYAYMQAAGMVNDHTIDCFRHRELG